A region of Myxococcus stipitatus DSM 14675 DNA encodes the following proteins:
- a CDS encoding imm11 family protein, translated as MSRPSRYFMLKTDVQAGNWYLGDPLNEAGEEVDDIWEFSEGHPVHPGGRLTLPISEPGRRLDYTTAGAGWTPIVHVKVATLLAEMAPDDVQLIPVDVEDCPEQYVMLVVTKLIRCIDDQATEEVLYWKPEDERPDKLGKYRSVYGMRIDPTKVGDTQVFRTWGWDIALIVSQDIKQALERAGITGARFEEV; from the coding sequence ATGTCGCGCCCCTCCCGCTACTTCATGCTCAAGACGGACGTGCAGGCCGGGAACTGGTACCTGGGCGACCCGCTGAATGAGGCGGGTGAGGAGGTCGATGACATCTGGGAGTTCTCCGAGGGGCACCCTGTCCATCCAGGTGGGCGGCTGACGCTCCCCATCAGTGAGCCAGGAAGACGGTTGGACTACACAACCGCGGGCGCCGGCTGGACTCCCATTGTCCACGTCAAGGTGGCCACCCTCCTCGCCGAGATGGCTCCCGATGACGTGCAGCTCATCCCCGTCGATGTCGAGGACTGCCCCGAGCAGTACGTCATGCTCGTGGTCACGAAACTCATCCGGTGCATCGACGACCAGGCCACGGAAGAGGTTCTGTACTGGAAGCCGGAGGATGAGCGCCCCGACAAGCTCGGCAAGTACCGCAGCGTCTACGGCATGCGAATCGACCCCACGAAGGTGGGTGACACCCAGGTGTTCCGCACCTGGGGCTGGGACATCGCCCTCATCGTCTCGCAAGACATCAAGCAGGCCCTCGAGCGCGCCGGAATCACAGGCGCCCGCTTCGAGGAGGTCTAG
- a CDS encoding DUF4150 domain-containing protein: MPSTVVVNHLTVVHKDSGGVSMSFPDVCKTPSPAGPVPIPYPNVARSADTAGGSRTVTADGNPFMLKSSHFAMSTGDEAGSAMGVASNKIKGKAYPKMYSFDVKVEGQNVFRLSDIMLQNGGSPTNTPPASEVQANTLASGASSNQVKDPEDPEVVKLAWARSDACCGDEATLNVRTKNCPHAQMLVVRIHREGNPKSVVGSLEAKLAGNKDNPRWVTRRGPYQKEVKVTARQELFKGQRTSSKGLLLKAPEPVAKQLVGPTTIKTPKYVKKVIMGAKKWVKDTTTYYAWEACYDIELKTGALVVTRKVDFALQPGALSTARRRRAWKREIERVWDSRYRLHRSKCKRGNHCTCSSKNGCCSFLIRIKCQWGQGHGKQVKLYAGANDPSQWGTPGKWWFSHDWWEHLAGVPKEVRAHEFGHLIGMYDEYPEGACDPARKYANIPTSIMASGARVLPHHLKAFHDWFDAKVKGLIGPTRLLRL; the protein is encoded by the coding sequence ATGCCTTCGACTGTGGTCGTGAACCACCTGACAGTTGTCCACAAGGACAGCGGGGGCGTCTCCATGTCGTTCCCGGATGTCTGCAAGACGCCCTCGCCCGCTGGCCCCGTTCCGATTCCCTACCCCAACGTGGCGCGTTCGGCGGACACCGCCGGCGGCAGCCGGACCGTCACCGCAGATGGCAATCCCTTCATGCTCAAGTCCTCGCACTTCGCGATGAGCACGGGGGACGAGGCTGGTAGCGCCATGGGCGTGGCCTCGAACAAGATCAAGGGCAAGGCCTACCCGAAGATGTACTCCTTCGACGTGAAGGTCGAAGGGCAGAATGTCTTCCGATTGTCGGACATCATGTTGCAGAACGGTGGCTCTCCCACCAACACGCCGCCCGCGTCGGAAGTGCAAGCGAACACGCTCGCCAGCGGCGCCAGCTCCAACCAGGTCAAGGACCCGGAGGACCCGGAGGTGGTGAAGTTGGCGTGGGCCCGCTCGGACGCGTGCTGCGGAGATGAAGCCACCCTCAATGTCCGGACGAAGAACTGTCCGCACGCGCAGATGCTCGTGGTGCGCATCCACCGCGAGGGCAACCCCAAGTCCGTCGTCGGCTCCCTCGAGGCGAAGCTCGCCGGTAACAAGGACAACCCGCGCTGGGTGACACGCCGAGGGCCCTATCAGAAAGAGGTGAAGGTCACTGCCCGGCAGGAGCTGTTCAAGGGCCAGCGGACCTCCAGCAAGGGCCTGTTGTTGAAGGCCCCCGAACCCGTCGCGAAGCAGTTGGTGGGGCCGACGACCATCAAGACGCCGAAGTACGTCAAGAAGGTCATCATGGGCGCGAAGAAGTGGGTCAAGGACACCACGACCTATTATGCCTGGGAGGCCTGCTACGATATCGAGCTGAAGACGGGAGCGCTGGTGGTGACGCGGAAGGTGGACTTCGCCCTCCAGCCTGGGGCGCTCAGCACCGCTCGGCGGCGACGGGCCTGGAAGAGGGAGATAGAGCGGGTCTGGGACAGCCGCTACCGGTTGCATCGCAGCAAGTGCAAGCGGGGCAACCACTGCACCTGCTCCAGCAAGAATGGCTGCTGTTCATTCCTCATCCGCATCAAGTGCCAATGGGGCCAGGGGCACGGCAAGCAGGTGAAGCTCTACGCGGGAGCCAATGACCCGTCTCAGTGGGGAACGCCCGGCAAGTGGTGGTTCTCCCATGACTGGTGGGAGCATCTCGCGGGCGTTCCGAAGGAAGTGCGCGCCCACGAGTTTGGCCACCTCATTGGCATGTATGACGAGTATCCGGAAGGGGCCTGCGACCCGGCCCGGAAGTACGCCAACATCCCCACCAGCATCATGGCGAGTGGGGCTCGCGTCCTCCCCCATCACCTGAAGGCGTTCCATGACTGGTTCGACGCGAAGGTCAAGGGACTCATCGGTCCTACCCGCTTGCTGCGGCTCTAG
- a CDS encoding DUF2169 family type VI secretion system accessory protein: MDLYNLTPFTAGRFVFLDGSGRESLLVVVKATFALQNGRAVVAESQAPLTLADEYRGEPARSSLLSVSDLAPFKPATDVLLEGFAYAGRRSRTEGLVGLRVGAMTKGVQVFGERVWESLAGIPSISAPRPFERMELTWERAFGGTDDSHPDHPERCEANPVGRGFRSVRSRRGVHGLPLPNLEAPRELVRSTRERPPPCSFGPLPPHWTPRARHAGTYDDAWRRERLPLLPEDFDERHHLVAPADQRLSGYVQGGEPVKVVGATPEGALAFPLPSSRLEVIIKLGAARETPPCLCDTVHIDCERKLLTLVWRARWGVHGRVPSLHWVKVQLARGTHVA; this comes from the coding sequence ATGGACCTCTACAATCTGACGCCTTTCACGGCGGGACGCTTCGTCTTCCTGGATGGCTCGGGGCGCGAATCGTTGCTGGTGGTCGTCAAAGCCACCTTCGCCCTCCAGAATGGCCGGGCCGTCGTCGCGGAATCGCAGGCGCCACTCACCCTGGCGGATGAGTACAGGGGAGAGCCCGCACGGTCGAGCCTGCTGAGCGTTTCCGACCTGGCGCCGTTCAAGCCCGCGACGGATGTTCTCCTCGAGGGATTCGCTTATGCGGGCCGCCGCTCCAGGACAGAGGGACTGGTGGGCCTTCGGGTGGGTGCCATGACCAAGGGCGTCCAGGTCTTTGGTGAGCGTGTCTGGGAAAGCCTGGCTGGGATTCCTTCCATCTCGGCCCCCCGCCCTTTCGAGCGCATGGAATTGACGTGGGAGCGGGCTTTCGGCGGCACCGACGACAGCCATCCTGACCATCCGGAGCGATGTGAGGCGAACCCCGTGGGACGGGGCTTTCGTTCCGTACGTTCCCGCCGTGGGGTGCATGGGCTGCCTCTCCCCAACCTGGAGGCCCCCAGGGAGCTGGTCCGCTCGACGCGTGAGCGCCCCCCGCCTTGCAGCTTCGGCCCGCTGCCGCCACATTGGACGCCGCGCGCCCGGCATGCCGGGACGTATGACGACGCATGGCGGCGGGAGCGGCTCCCACTGCTTCCGGAGGACTTCGACGAGCGCCACCACCTCGTGGCCCCTGCGGACCAACGACTGTCCGGGTATGTCCAGGGTGGCGAGCCGGTGAAGGTCGTTGGCGCCACGCCCGAGGGCGCGCTGGCGTTTCCGCTCCCGTCCTCGCGGCTGGAGGTCATCATCAAGCTGGGCGCCGCGCGGGAGACGCCGCCGTGCCTCTGCGACACCGTGCACATCGACTGTGAGCGCAAACTGCTGACGCTTGTCTGGCGCGCACGATGGGGCGTCCATGGCCGGGTGCCCTCCCTGCATTGGGTCAAGGTCCAGCTCGCGAGAGGCACCCATGTCGCGTGA
- a CDS encoding 3-oxoacyl-ACP synthase, whose translation MSREPICVTGLGMRTPIGRHAAQSCASLRAGLNRFTPWPHFGVDGADSEGLTASFSCPDLGDRSWVEKLLDLVEMPLAEALLSAKLFELGEGRRSGRRVRVHVYLGTPYPDRPGVSPEDLQELTLHLAEDLFPQAPQSLRVQLVSLEHVSGLAGIAWASSALEEGTADVCLVGGVDSLLDSTFLQAHLEAERLKVPGVSSGIIPGEAAAFLVLERKFDARRRGAPQWAHIDAVALEQEPPWTPESPVRGQALTRALHSVLAAVGGADCFGHVINDLNGERWRFLEWALIETRCLGGLPRGWRLWHPADSLGDVGAASASVAVGLALHAFQRDYARCPRILIASTSERGERAALSLSQAGGR comes from the coding sequence ATGTCGCGTGAGCCCATCTGCGTCACGGGGCTGGGAATGCGCACCCCCATCGGGCGTCACGCCGCCCAGTCCTGTGCGTCCCTACGCGCAGGACTGAATCGCTTCACCCCCTGGCCTCACTTCGGTGTGGACGGAGCGGACTCGGAAGGCCTCACCGCGTCCTTCTCCTGCCCGGACCTGGGGGACCGCTCCTGGGTGGAGAAGCTGCTGGACCTCGTGGAGATGCCCCTGGCGGAGGCCCTCCTCAGCGCCAAGCTGTTTGAACTGGGGGAGGGAAGGCGTTCTGGCAGGCGCGTTCGGGTTCACGTCTACCTGGGGACTCCCTACCCGGACCGTCCCGGTGTGTCTCCGGAGGACCTTCAAGAGCTCACCCTCCACCTCGCGGAGGACCTCTTCCCCCAGGCACCGCAGTCTCTCCGCGTGCAGCTGGTCTCCCTGGAGCATGTGTCCGGACTGGCTGGCATTGCCTGGGCCAGCTCCGCCCTCGAGGAAGGCACGGCGGACGTCTGTCTCGTCGGCGGAGTGGACTCACTGCTGGACAGCACCTTCTTGCAAGCGCACCTGGAGGCGGAGCGTCTCAAGGTCCCTGGCGTCAGCTCTGGCATCATCCCAGGCGAGGCTGCTGCCTTTCTGGTCCTGGAGCGCAAGTTCGATGCTCGCCGCCGCGGAGCGCCGCAGTGGGCCCATATCGACGCGGTCGCGTTGGAGCAGGAGCCTCCCTGGACACCGGAGTCCCCGGTGCGGGGCCAGGCACTGACTCGGGCCCTGCACTCAGTGCTGGCGGCCGTAGGAGGCGCGGACTGCTTTGGTCATGTCATCAATGACTTGAACGGAGAGCGCTGGCGCTTCCTCGAATGGGCCCTCATCGAAACGCGCTGCCTGGGAGGCCTGCCCCGGGGCTGGCGCCTATGGCATCCCGCGGACAGCCTTGGTGACGTGGGGGCCGCTTCGGCGTCCGTGGCCGTGGGGCTGGCACTGCATGCCTTTCAGCGCGACTACGCACGGTGTCCGCGCATCCTGATTGCGTCTACTTCGGAGCGTGGTGAACGGGCCGCGCTCTCCCTTTCCCAGGCAGGAGGGCGTTGA